TGCGACCGACCGACCATCCGCTGAGGCAATGGGCCGTCAACGAAATGCATCTGCGCAAATTTGCGCCGGTTCCCGGGCATTGCGAGATATATCAGGCTGTCCGGCTGCTAAGCGCCGACGATCGTCACAAAGAAGATGGCCGCTTGATGGGCGACAAACCCGATTTTGATGAATGGGCCGTGCGCGAACGCTACGCCGCCGGGCATTGCAAATCGGGCATTCACTTTCTGTGGGAACGCCATTCCGAGGCGACAACGCTCACGCTGATCCTGCCGAACGGCGGAACGGAAGAAGCGAATGCACCATACATCCGGTGGTTGGAGGAATGGAACGGTCCGGTCATACGGGCCACTCGCGTGTTTGTGATCCCCGATGCGAGCAACATCGACCAGCATTTGCAGACCCATGGAATGGATCTGAACGAGCTCGTCTGCTCGGATGTCAGTGGCGATCTCAGGATTTGGTCTGACTTCGGCATTCGCGGTGACGGATATGGACGCCTGATTGCCACCGCAGGCGATGTTTCCGCCCCGGAACGAGGCAGGATCATCCAGCGCCTGCAAGAGCTCGGCAATTATCGAAACTTGGCGTTGTTGGGCCTGCCTTTGGTTCAGGAATACGGCCCAAAAGCCGACGCCTTAGAGGCCCAGCTTTCCGATCACGCGGAGCGAGTAGCATTAGCCGAAGATGGAGCCCACGATGATGATCTGCTGCAGGAGCTGATCGAGATATCATCCAAATTGGAAGTTATCCGTTCTGCAACAGGATTTCGGCTGAGCGCGACCGCAGCCTATGCTGGAGTAGCTGCCGACCGCCTCGCCGGCCT
This genomic window from Pontixanthobacter aestiaquae contains:
- a CDS encoding DUF3422 domain-containing protein; amino-acid sequence: MRPTDHPLRQWAVNEMHLRKFAPVPGHCEIYQAVRLLSADDRHKEDGRLMGDKPDFDEWAVRERYAAGHCKSGIHFLWERHSEATTLTLILPNGGTEEANAPYIRWLEEWNGPVIRATRVFVIPDASNIDQHLQTHGMDLNELVCSDVSGDLRIWSDFGIRGDGYGRLIATAGDVSAPERGRIIQRLQELGNYRNLALLGLPLVQEYGPKADALEAQLSDHAERVALAEDGAHDDDLLQELIEISSKLEVIRSATGFRLSATAAYAGVAADRLAGLSIKTVSNLQSLTEFTERRLVPAARTCSVFTDRLARIAERISRVMHTLDVRVDTRIKEQNLILTKRMERSIQLQFRLQSLVEGLSVIAAAYYLVGLIGFLIKGVWAWPSGSSADLVIAAVTLPVIGLIYAFVHRTRGTVLKETDLESN